The following proteins come from a genomic window of Pararhodobacter sp.:
- the nudC gene encoding NAD(+) diphosphatase encodes MQRDIVFSAEWDDRTAEVRRDPAAIAALRSNPTTRVLPMWRGRPLIAGAARTKAGWVAPGHKILDDARDDWVFLGHHEGAARFAADVSSWVPDSLEEAAMAAFFDPVDYYHPAVPSDYAFLELRGLMVSLSATDAAMASTARALMNWHQSHRYCASCGQPSVVTQSGWQRRCPACKASHFPRTDPVVIMLVLRGNKVLLGRSPGWPEGMYSTLAGFVEPGEALEGAVRREVHEETGITVRAVRYVGGQPWSWPNSLMLGFVAVAEDDEITLDPVELEDAIWVTREDMVDVLAGLHPTVRRPRAGAIAYELITRWLSGALD; translated from the coding sequence GTGCAACGCGATATCGTCTTTTCTGCTGAATGGGATGACCGGACCGCCGAGGTGCGCCGCGACCCGGCCGCGATTGCGGCCTTGCGGTCGAACCCGACGACTCGGGTGTTGCCGATGTGGCGCGGGCGTCCGTTGATCGCCGGCGCGGCGCGGACCAAGGCGGGCTGGGTCGCGCCGGGGCACAAGATCCTGGACGATGCGCGCGACGATTGGGTGTTTCTGGGGCATCACGAGGGGGCTGCGCGCTTTGCGGCGGATGTGTCCTCCTGGGTGCCCGATTCGCTGGAAGAAGCAGCGATGGCCGCATTTTTTGATCCGGTGGATTATTATCACCCGGCCGTGCCCTCTGATTACGCCTTTCTGGAGCTGCGCGGCTTGATGGTGTCGCTGTCGGCGACGGATGCGGCAATGGCCTCGACGGCGCGCGCGTTGATGAATTGGCACCAGTCGCACCGCTATTGCGCGTCTTGCGGTCAGCCGAGTGTCGTCACCCAGAGCGGTTGGCAGCGGCGTTGCCCGGCGTGCAAAGCCTCGCATTTTCCGCGCACCGATCCGGTGGTGATCATGCTGGTGCTGCGCGGCAACAAGGTGCTGCTGGGGCGCTCGCCCGGTTGGCCCGAGGGGATGTATTCCACCTTGGCCGGGTTCGTCGAGCCGGGCGAGGCGCTGGAGGGGGCGGTTCGGCGCGAGGTGCATGAAGAAACCGGCATCACCGTTCGCGCGGTGCGATATGTCGGCGGACAGCCGTGGTCCTGGCCAAATTCCCTGATGCTGGGGTTTGTCGCCGTGGCCGAGGATGACGAGATCACGCTGGACCCGGTTGAACTGGAAGACGCGATTTGGGTGACGCGCGAGGACATGGTGGATGTCCTGGCCGGGCTGCATCCGACGGTGCGCCGTCCGCGCGCCGGGGCAATTGCCTATGAATTGATCACCCGGTGGCTGTCTGGCGCCCTTGATTGA
- the glpK gene encoding glycerol kinase GlpK codes for MQILAIDQGTTSSRAIIFDAELRVKALAQCEFPQHFPASGWVEHDPADLWDTTLETCRAALDQAGPVAAIGITNQRETLLIWDRATGEPIHRAIVWQDRRTADICATLKAAGHEPEVTARTGLLLDPYFSATKAAWMLDAVPGARARAERGELALGTVDCFLIWRLTGGKTHATDATNAARTMLYNIATGGWDADLCALFNVPMALLPEVRDCNASFGETTLFGVPIPILGVAGDQQAATIGQACFQPGMLKSTYGTGCFALMNTGTVMVPSTNRLLTTIAYQIDGQVTYALEGSIFIAGAVVQWLRDGLKIIKDAPQTQTLAEAADPAQQVIIVPAFTGLGAPYWRPECRGAVFGLSRNSGPAEFAKAALESVGFQTRDLADAMRADWASQGAEAVQGVLRVDGGMSASRFAMQFLADILGAPVDRPTVLETTALGVAWLAGHKAGIMPDAAGFADLWALDHRFEPVMDPTTREARYAAWQRAVRATIAAA; via the coding sequence ATGCAGATACTCGCCATCGACCAGGGCACCACCTCGAGCCGCGCCATCATCTTTGACGCCGAGTTGCGCGTCAAAGCTCTGGCCCAGTGCGAGTTTCCGCAGCATTTTCCCGCGTCGGGCTGGGTCGAGCATGATCCCGCCGACCTGTGGGACACCACGCTGGAAACCTGCCGCGCCGCGCTGGATCAGGCCGGTCCGGTGGCCGCCATCGGCATCACCAATCAGCGAGAAACGCTGCTGATCTGGGACCGCGCCACCGGCGAGCCGATCCACCGCGCGATTGTCTGGCAGGATCGCCGCACCGCGGACATTTGCGCCACGCTCAAAGCCGCTGGCCATGAGCCCGAGGTCACCGCCCGCACCGGCCTGTTGCTGGACCCCTATTTCAGCGCCACCAAGGCCGCCTGGATGCTGGATGCCGTGCCCGGCGCCCGCGCGCGTGCCGAGCGCGGCGAGCTGGCACTGGGCACCGTCGATTGCTTTCTGATCTGGCGGCTGACCGGCGGCAAGACCCACGCCACCGACGCCACCAACGCCGCGCGCACCATGCTCTATAACATCGCAACCGGCGGCTGGGATGCGGACCTGTGCGCCCTGTTCAACGTGCCCATGGCCCTGCTGCCCGAGGTCCGCGATTGCAACGCCAGCTTCGGCGAGACCACGCTGTTTGGCGTGCCGATCCCCATTCTGGGCGTGGCGGGCGATCAGCAGGCGGCGACCATCGGTCAGGCGTGTTTTCAGCCGGGGATGCTGAAATCGACCTACGGCACCGGCTGTTTCGCCCTGATGAACACCGGAACGGTGATGGTGCCCTCGACAAATCGCCTGTTGACGACGATTGCCTATCAGATCGACGGGCAGGTGACCTATGCGCTCGAAGGGTCGATTTTCATCGCCGGGGCCGTGGTGCAATGGCTGCGCGATGGGTTGAAAATCATCAAAGACGCGCCGCAAACGCAGACTTTGGCCGAGGCCGCCGACCCCGCGCAGCAGGTGATCATCGTGCCCGCCTTTACCGGGCTTGGCGCGCCCTATTGGCGGCCCGAGTGCCGGGGCGCGGTGTTCGGCCTGTCGCGCAACTCCGGCCCCGCCGAATTTGCCAAGGCCGCCTTGGAAAGCGTCGGGTTTCAGACCCGCGATCTGGCCGATGCGATGCGCGCCGATTGGGCCTCGCAGGGGGCCGAGGCCGTCCAGGGCGTGTTGCGCGTCGATGGCGGCATGAGCGCCAGCCGCTTTGCCATGCAGTTCCTGGCCGATATCCTTGGCGCGCCGGTTGACCGGCCGACCGTGCTGGAAACCACGGCGCTGGGCGTGGCCTGGCTGGCGGGGCACAAGGCCGGGATCATGCCGGATGCGGCGGGGTTTGCCGATCTCTGGGCGCTTGATCACCGGTTCGAGCCGGTCATGGACCCGACCACCCGCGAGGCACGCTATGCGGCGTGGCAACGCGCCGTTCGGGCGACCATCGCCGCCGCGTGA